Proteins from a single region of Apium graveolens cultivar Ventura chromosome 7, ASM990537v1, whole genome shotgun sequence:
- the LOC141671004 gene encoding zinc finger CCCH domain-containing protein 36-like encodes MSNSNNEIHLHNAISYQLGSRNADPSIFNQIQRNGTIAPRDNNAVGTERSVLVCDSFAKGWCAKGNSCRFLHLQDSFSWEPSTPFQPSFPLTQSLLSSVKRINSILDVTEQSKPGEVHSILSDGFRGSSKCLSFEQSLGQNIANQQNYGNGLPPLETGTAVTGHDMAVPEDNVKISKDISRDPKSMTEFRLTLIEKVKQVLRPIWHEGKLSKKAHNKIVKKTADRTMGMVKKISSTPESADRFSSPEDKIIAKWVKHYMEKYGKQ; translated from the exons ATGTCAAATTCTAATAATGAAATTCACCTTCACAATGCCATCTCCTATCAATTGGGCTCTCGAAATGCAGATCCCtcaatatttaatcaaattcaGCGAAATG GAACAATTGCACCTCGAGACAATAATGCTGTTGGGACTGAAAGATCTGTTCTTGTTTGTGATTCGTTTGCCAAAGGGTGGTGTGCAAAGGGAAATTCTTGTAGGTTTCTACATTTACAAGATTCATTCAGTTGGGAGCCATCAACTCCCTTTCAACCATCGTTTCCTCTCACTCAGAGTTTGTTGTCTTCAGTAAAACGAATCAACTCTATTCTTGATGTCACCGAACAATCGAAACCAGGTGAAGTACATTCTATACTTTCTGATGGTTTCCGTGGGAGCTCAAAATGTCTATCTTTTGAACAATCTCTTGGCCAAAATATTGCGAACCAGCAAAACTATGGAAATGGTTTACCTCCGCTTGAAACAGGAACTGCTGTGACTGGACACGATATGGCTGTACCAGAGGATAATGTTAAGATAAGTAAAGATATATCCAGGGATCCAAAATCAATGACTGAGTTTCGTCTTACTCTCATAGAAAAGGTCAAACAAGTGCTCCGTCCAATATGGCATGAGGGTAAATTGAGCAAGAAAGCTCACAACAAGATAGTAAAAAAAACAGCTGACAGAACCATGGGCATGGTCAAAAAAATTTCATCAACTCCGGAATCAGCGGATCGGTTTTCTTCTCCAGAGGACAAGATCATTGCAAAATGGGTCAAG